Proteins encoded together in one Mobula birostris isolate sMobBir1 chromosome 7, sMobBir1.hap1, whole genome shotgun sequence window:
- the dnd1 gene encoding dead end protein 1: MASILLNSTNKLAFEAWMAETGIDLVQVNGQRKFGGPPPGWTGPPPLSGSEVFIGKLPQDLYEDTLIPLFQSAGKLYEFRLMMTFSGENRGFAYAKYANRCYAQCAIAMFNGYRIRDGRPILVCWSTEKDRLCIGGIPLGRSREEVLLVLRELTAGVSDLALHLSTDRKKEMTKSAIVKYEGHRAAALAKKKLVEGSIELWGQPIEVDWVKPDRMQKRLSDPSPSLSLPVSPGMAGELCLLPVCCAPSPSSSTVKRGRLPRQPESEESSAPLNEGRGLVRLLNTYCAKKQLGVPMYRVQPLGLDEHCFLFKVFLPGLDAHFSGTVMLAPGDLALAQDVLREEVARQVLMFLGF; encoded by the exons ATGGCAAGCATCTTGTTGAACTCTACTAATAAGCTGGCATTTGAGGCCTGGATGGCAGAAACGGGCATTGACCTTGTTCAGGTCAATGGCCAACGTAAGTTTGGTGGACCCCCTCCAG GTTGGACAGGACCCCCACCCCTGAGTGGCTCGGAAGTGTTCATTGGAAAGTTACCCCAGGATCTGTACGAGGACACACTGATTCCGCTGTTTCAGTCCGCTGGCAAACTCTACGAGTTCCGCCTCATGATGACGTTCAGCGGGGAGAACCGTGGCTTTGCCTATGCCAAATACGCCAACCGCTGCTACGCCCAGTGCGCCATCGCCATGTTCAACGGTTACCGGATTAGGGACGGCCGTCCCATCCTGGTGTGCTGGAGCACCGAGAAGGACAGGCTGTGCATCGGAGGCATTCCGTTGGGGAGGAGCAGGGAGGAGGTGCTGCTCGTGCTGAGGGAGCTGACCGCCGGAGTGTCGGATTTAGCACTGCACCTGAGCACAGATCGGAAGAAGGAGATGACCAAGTCTGCCATAGTCAAGTATGAGGGTCATCGGGCCGCAGCGTTGGCGAAGAAGAAACTGGTAGAAG GCTCTATTGAACTCTGGGGCCAACCCATCGAAGTTGATTGGGTGAAACCAGATAGAATGCAGAAGCGTCTGTCTGATCCATCGCCCAGCCTCTCGCTGCCCGTGTCGCCAGGGATGGCTGGTGAGCTTTGCTTGCTCCCAGTGTGTTGTGCACCCAGCCCTTCCTCTTCCACGGTTAAGAGGGGGAGGTTGCCCCGGCAACCAGAGTCAGAGGAAAGCTCGGCTCCACTGAATGAGGGCCGTGGTCTCGTCCGCCTCCTAAACACCTACTGCGCGAAGAAGCAGCTGGGGGTCCCGATGTATCGCGTGCAACCTCTGGGATTGGATGAGCATTGCTTCTTGTTTAAGGTCTTCTTGCCAGGTCTTGACGCCCATTTCAGTGGGACGGTGATGCTCGCCCCAGGAGATCTGGCCTTGGCCCAGGATGTCCTAAGGGAAGAGGTTGCCCGCCAGGTCCTGATGTTCTTGG